Proteins encoded in a region of the Perca fluviatilis chromosome 8, GENO_Pfluv_1.0, whole genome shotgun sequence genome:
- the dennd11 gene encoding DENN domain-containing protein 11, producing the protein MVKQSDRAPLLDWEEIPPPYPNQAAPPPPPPPPPPPPPPREEDAAAEKSWQPAGRRTAAGTGWSTDSSTAATTITCSPTTKSVTAVVVASRNGSPGRPRTELSGHRWDRPEPLIGTDRNVPFPGLSARDQWEEKDQIVAVFVVTFDTRSGNMVEWCLPHDINLDGVEFKSIASGSHRIANDFIYFRKGCYFGLACFANLPVESELERGARMKSVGILSPSYTLLYRYMHFLENQVRHQLKCPGQYSPLEAFYEDKKAILPPTGNGLVTACPTWSVTTINRCMHPEMKITHPAGCMSQFIQFFGEHIMVLWKFALLRKRILIFSPPPVGVVCYRVYCCCCLANVSLPGIGVSVPELRPFFYINIADIAALEKELSFVACTTEKIFEEKKELYDVYIDNQNVKTHRSHLQPLLRLNAADKEKYRKLSEQRQMLLYSQEVDGDCTSNEEDLFILFFMELNNRIFQTLSDVAGSTDPTLTTEHVRAMGLDPQGDRSFLVDLLEVYGIDVTLVVDNLCCP; encoded by the exons ATGGTGAAGCAGTCGGACCGAGCCCCGCTGCTGGACTGGGAGGAGATCCCACCACCGTATCCGAACCAAGCGGCCCCGCCGCCGCCACCGCCACCGCCGCCGCCGCCTCCGCCGCCGAGGGAGGAGGACGCAGCGGCGGAGAAAAGTTGGCAGCCAGCTGGGCGGCGTACCGCGGCTGGTACTGGGTGGAGCACCGACAGTAGCACCGCGGCCACCACCATCACCTGCAGCCCGACGACGAAGAGTGTaacagctgttgttgttgccagCAGGAACGGAAGCCCGGGCCGTCCGCGGACAGAGCTCTCCGGGCACAGGTGGGATCGGCCGGAGCCTCTCATCGGTACGGACCGTAATGTTCCCTTCCCCGGCCTCTCGGCGAGGGACCAGTGGGAGGAAAAAGACCAGATCGTGGCTGTGTTTGTGGTTACCTTTGATACAAGATCAG ggAATATGGTAGAGTGGTGCCTGCCTCACGACATCAACCTAGACGGAGTTGAATTCAAGTCAATTGCCAGCGGTTCCCATCGGATCGCCAACGACTTTAT ATATTTCCGTAAAGGCTGTTACTTTGGGCTGGCTTGTTTCGCTAACCTGCCTGTGGAGAGTGAACTGGAGCGAGGAGCCAGGATGAAGTCTGTGGGAATTCTGTCTCCCTCCTACACTCTGCTTTACCGCTACATGCACTTCTTGGAGAACCAAGTCAG ACACCAGTTAAAGTGTCCGGGCCAGTACTCTCCCCTGGAGGCCTTCTATGAGGATAAGAAGGCCATCCTCCCCCCGACAGGAAATGGCCTGGTCACTGCTTGCCCAACCTGGAGTGTGACCACCATCAACCGCTGCATGCACCCAGAAATGAAG ATCACCCACCCAGCTGGCTGCATGTCCCAGTTCATCCAGTTTTTCGGGGAGCACATAATGGTGCTGTGGAAGTTTGCGTTGCTGAGGAAACGGATCCTCATCTTCTCCCCTCCGCCTGTAGGTGTGGTCTGCTACAGGG TGTATTGCTGTTGCTGCCTGGCCAATGTCTCTTTACCTGGAATCGGTGTCTCTGTGCCTGAATTACGGCCCTTTTTCTACATCAACATAGCCGACATCGCTGCCCTGGAAAAAGAGTTGTCATTCGTGGCCT gCACCACAGAGAAGATTTTTGAGGAGAAAAAGGAGCTGTACGACGTCTACATTGATAACCAGAATGTGAAAACGCACAGAAGCCATTTGCAGCCGCTGCTCCGACTGAATGCAGCGGATAAGGAGAAGTACAGGAAACTGAGTGAACAGAG gcaAATGTTGCTGTACTCTCAGGAGGTGGATGGAGACTGCACGTCAAATGAAGAGGATCTTTTCATTCT GTTCTTCATGGAGCTAAATAACCGCATCTTCCAGACCCTGTCAGATGTAGCAGGGAGCACTGACCCCACCCTCACCACCGAACACGTGAGGGCCATGGGGCTGGATCCCCAGGGTGATCGCTCCTTCTTGGTCGACCTGCTGGAGGTTTACGGTATTGACGTCACGCTGGTCGTAGACAACCTCTGCTGCCCCTGA